One window from the genome of [Clostridium] celerecrescens 18A encodes:
- a CDS encoding ABC transporter permease gives MATRLQKNIKQYLKDNIGIIGALLILCIFLSVFPKTSGAFLTHKNMFNVLRQISSNLFLACGMTMVIILGGIDLSVGSIIALSGCVAAGCVARYNLPIFAAIIIGILIGMAVGMMNGVVISKTTIPPFIVTLATMNVAKGLAYVYTGGSPVRVVTKAWQFLGAGYIGGVPTPVILLVFVLMITAVIMNKTKLGRHIYAVGGNAQAAKFSGISTARVKLLVHTYSGIMAGLAGVVLASRMYSGQPTAGDGAEMDAIAAVVVGGTSMAGGSGKIGGTIIGGLIIGVLNNGLNLMNVNSFWQYVVKGIVILLAVFIDYLRNKKKD, from the coding sequence ATGGCAACAAGACTTCAAAAAAACATAAAACAATACTTAAAAGACAATATCGGTATTATCGGGGCATTGCTGATCCTGTGTATTTTCTTATCCGTTTTTCCAAAGACCAGCGGCGCCTTCCTGACACATAAGAACATGTTCAATGTGTTAAGGCAGATTTCATCAAACTTATTCCTGGCATGCGGCATGACTATGGTCATCATTTTGGGAGGCATCGACCTTTCCGTCGGTTCTATCATTGCCTTGTCCGGCTGTGTGGCCGCCGGTTGTGTGGCCCGCTATAACCTTCCCATATTTGCAGCTATCATCATTGGCATCCTCATTGGCATGGCAGTGGGCATGATGAATGGTGTGGTCATTTCCAAAACAACCATTCCACCGTTTATTGTGACCCTTGCTACCATGAATGTGGCGAAGGGTCTGGCATATGTCTATACCGGTGGTTCACCGGTGCGTGTGGTTACGAAGGCATGGCAGTTTCTCGGCGCCGGTTACATCGGTGGTGTTCCAACACCGGTCATACTTTTGGTATTTGTCCTCATGATAACTGCGGTTATTATGAATAAGACAAAGCTGGGGCGCCATATCTACGCAGTGGGCGGCAATGCCCAGGCGGCGAAATTTTCCGGCATCAGCACAGCCAGGGTAAAGCTTCTGGTTCATACATATTCCGGTATTATGGCCGGCCTTGCCGGCGTGGTATTGGCCTCCCGCATGTACTCCGGGCAGCCAACCGCAGGTGACGGGGCGGAAATGGATGCCATTGCAGCAGTAGTGGTAGGAGGTACTTCCATGGCAGGCGGTTCCGGAAAGATCGGCGGAACCATTATCGGCGGCCTTATTATCGGTGTGTTAAACAACGGGCTCAATCTGATGAATGTCAATTCCTTCTGGCAATATGTAGTAAAGGGCATCGTCATACTCCTGGCTGTATTCATCGACTATTTAAGAAATAAAAAGAAGGATTGA
- a CDS encoding sugar ABC transporter substrate-binding protein — MKMRTGRFILILAILAVLPGCRRNEKGPRQHEALLFGATYMTRNNPYFDILNQGIEEVVVANGDILLTRDPLQDQEKQNEQILELIHEGICMLFLNPVDWEAVTPALDACKEAGVAVINVDTAVKDRDSVISIIETDNYQAGQICALDMMKRKKSANIIILDNPIQMSITYRSQGFTDAIAGNDNYRVVYRHAAAGEIEVSSKVMEEILRKNIDFDVILGGNDPTALGALAALQQARREEGILIYGIDGSPDFKSILDMGYVTGTSAQSPKSIGRVAAETAYRYLAGEPVDKYISLPSTLITKDNLENYEIDGWQ, encoded by the coding sequence ATGAAGATGAGGACAGGACGATTTATTCTGATTTTAGCAATATTGGCTGTTTTGCCCGGATGCAGAAGAAATGAGAAAGGCCCCAGACAACACGAGGCCCTCCTTTTTGGGGCGACCTATATGACAAGGAACAACCCTTATTTTGACATTCTGAACCAGGGAATCGAAGAAGTGGTGGTAGCCAACGGGGATATTCTTCTCACCAGGGATCCCCTTCAGGACCAGGAGAAACAGAATGAGCAGATTTTGGAATTGATCCATGAGGGAATCTGCATGCTGTTTCTAAATCCTGTGGACTGGGAGGCTGTTACCCCTGCCCTTGACGCATGCAAAGAGGCAGGAGTTGCTGTCATCAATGTGGATACCGCGGTAAAGGACCGGGATTCTGTCATATCCATCATAGAAACGGACAATTATCAGGCAGGGCAGATTTGTGCCCTGGATATGATGAAGAGGAAGAAATCCGCCAATATTATAATTCTGGACAACCCCATACAAATGTCCATCACCTACCGTTCCCAGGGATTTACCGATGCAATTGCGGGCAATGACAATTACCGGGTGGTATACCGTCATGCAGCAGCCGGGGAAATTGAGGTGTCTTCCAAAGTGATGGAGGAAATTTTGCGTAAAAATATTGACTTTGATGTCATCCTGGGCGGCAACGATCCGACGGCGCTGGGAGCCCTTGCGGCTTTGCAGCAGGCCAGGAGGGAGGAAGGAATCCTGATCTACGGGATCGACGGTTCCCCTGATTTTAAATCGATCCTGGATATGGGCTATGTAACCGGAACCAGCGCCCAAAGCCCCAAGTCCATCGGCAGGGTGGCGGCGGAAACGGCTTACCGTTATCTGGCAGGAGAACCGGTGGATAAATACATAAGCCTGCCCAGTACATTGATTACAAAGGACAATCTTGAAAATTACGAAATTGACGGTTGGCAGTAG
- a CDS encoding sensor histidine kinase: MEAEKINSRIGLLQVGILALNMISVMGISIFIYWTIEKIRRAYAAREFLNGIQAVVWYPYAKIWLCALLLGMLTLSMVIRDRLFPNNSKVILTSLVADFIICFMIIILLNFNYNGILLLVFSNVIMYVKNGKSRYILAAVAIGSFILADYELLSISYRLYSIQDYISYYSASVQQYLLSAYNILISLNVIVFVVYCVNIINEQQGNLDEIHGLNEKLQEVNEQLQKYSLMAEKMAETRERNRLAREIHDTLGHTLTGIAAGIDACLAIIGTSPEQTKKQLELISKVTRDGIKDIRRSVSELRPDALERFSLEYAINKMVTDINAVSETRIYFDCRVQNLKFDEDEENAIYRVVQEGITNAMRHGHAKEIWITMKRENQDILIQIKDNGIGCKEMKNGFGTKHMKERIRMLSGVVTFDGSNGFIVNARIPIRRGETYD, from the coding sequence ATGGAAGCAGAAAAAATTAACAGCCGGATCGGCCTCCTTCAGGTGGGGATTCTGGCCTTAAACATGATCTCGGTCATGGGGATCAGCATATTTATTTACTGGACAATTGAAAAAATCCGCAGGGCGTATGCAGCAAGGGAGTTCTTAAACGGGATCCAGGCGGTCGTATGGTATCCTTATGCAAAAATCTGGCTCTGTGCCCTTCTTTTAGGAATGCTGACCTTAAGCATGGTAATTCGTGACCGTTTGTTTCCCAATAACAGCAAGGTCATCCTCACCAGCCTGGTTGCAGATTTTATCATTTGCTTTATGATCATTATTCTTTTAAATTTTAACTATAACGGAATCCTGCTTCTGGTGTTCTCCAATGTCATCATGTATGTGAAGAACGGGAAATCCAGATATATCCTGGCTGCCGTTGCCATCGGAAGCTTTATATTGGCTGACTATGAGCTATTGTCCATTTCTTACCGACTGTACTCCATCCAGGATTATATCTCTTATTACAGCGCATCGGTGCAGCAGTACCTTTTAAGTGCATACAACATTTTAATATCCTTAAATGTTATTGTGTTTGTTGTATACTGTGTTAACATCATCAACGAGCAGCAGGGTAATTTAGATGAGATTCACGGACTCAATGAAAAGCTTCAGGAGGTCAATGAGCAGCTTCAAAAGTATTCCCTCATGGCTGAAAAAATGGCTGAAACAAGGGAGAGGAACCGTCTGGCCAGGGAGATACATGACACCCTGGGCCATACCCTGACCGGGATTGCAGCAGGGATCGATGCCTGTCTTGCCATCATTGGTACTTCCCCGGAGCAAACCAAAAAGCAGCTGGAGCTAATCTCCAAGGTCACAAGAGATGGGATAAAGGACATCCGCCGTTCGGTAAGCGAATTAAGGCCGGATGCCTTGGAGCGTTTCAGCCTGGAATATGCGATTAACAAAATGGTCACGGATATTAATGCGGTTTCAGAAACCAGGATCTATTTTGATTGCAGGGTCCAGAACTTAAAGTTTGATGAAGATGAGGAGAATGCCATTTACCGTGTGGTTCAGGAAGGGATCACCAATGCCATGCGCCACGGACATGCAAAGGAGATCTGGATCACCATGAAAAGGGAAAATCAGGACATCCTGATTCAGATTAAGGACAATGGAATCGGGTGTAAGGAAATGAAAAACGGCTTCGGAACAAAGCACATGAAAGAGCGGATCAGGATGTTAAGCGGAGTTGTGACGTTTGACGGAAGCAATGGGTTCATCGTCAATGCAAGAATACCGATTCGGAGGGGGGAGACTTATGATTAA
- a CDS encoding response regulator transcription factor has product MIKVLIADDQELIRQSLQIVLNSRQDMMVTDVASDGQEVIRCVRKNVPDVILMDVRMPKMDGVQCTKIIKESYPQIKIIILTTFDDDEYVYNALKYGASGYMLKGVSMDELVGAITTVYNGWAMINPDIATKVLRFFSQMAQADETISVREKNMDELTRTEWKIIAQVEKGASNKEIAKALNLSEGTVRNYLSTILNKLDLRDRTQLAIWAVQTNVRKRIDT; this is encoded by the coding sequence ATGATTAAAGTATTGATTGCGGATGATCAGGAATTGATCCGTCAGAGCCTGCAAATCGTATTAAACAGCAGGCAGGACATGATGGTGACTGATGTGGCCTCAGACGGCCAGGAGGTGATCCGGTGCGTGAGGAAGAACGTGCCGGATGTGATTTTAATGGATGTGCGGATGCCAAAGATGGACGGAGTGCAGTGCACAAAGATCATTAAGGAAAGCTATCCCCAGATTAAGATCATTATACTGACCACCTTTGATGATGATGAATACGTTTATAATGCGTTGAAATACGGGGCAAGCGGGTACATGCTTAAAGGTGTTTCCATGGATGAGCTGGTAGGAGCCATTACAACGGTTTACAATGGCTGGGCAATGATCAATCCGGATATTGCAACAAAGGTTCTGCGTTTCTTTTCTCAGATGGCCCAGGCGGATGAAACCATTTCTGTCCGGGAGAAAAACATGGACGAACTGACCAGAACGGAATGGAAGATCATCGCCCAGGTGGAGAAGGGGGCCAGCAACAAGGAAATCGCAAAGGCCTTGAACCTTTCTGAGGGAACGGTCCGCAATTACTTGAGCACGATTTTAAACAAGCTGGATTTAAGGGACCGCACCCAGCTGGCGATCTGGGCTGTCCAGACCAATGTAAGAAAGCGGATAGATACTTAG
- a CDS encoding ABC transporter substrate-binding protein: MGKWRKRLCMSVFIGALTAAALIYRDQHKETVLEFGMFTGSNWDVASANSFKIIDKAVKRFEESHPNVKIHYYSGIAKEDYSEWCARKLLEGEMPDVFMVLDSDFDKFTSLGVMKDLDELMTGDDTFHREDFFTTALNTGRRNGRQYALPYETVPTLMFVNKSLLAKEMIQMPREDWTWEDMYEICRKVTKDTDKDGLLDQFGTYNYSWRDAFYTSGGKLYDENQEQIAFTDSRVLDAIKYIKRLNDLNQGQSVTQEAFNEGRVAFMPLTFAEYRTYKTYPYRIKKYTRFQWDCITFPAGREGENISKVDALLMGINSKTKHEKLAWEFLKQLTYSQEMQMDVFLYSQGVPALKSVASSKEGANIIQEDMDEGEQVISSTLLYNVIEDGIIESKLLQYQQIMNLADGEVSKILQENKNVDSSMKIFQRTVSKYLQQQK, encoded by the coding sequence ATGGGGAAGTGGAGAAAGCGCCTTTGCATGAGTGTCTTCATAGGGGCACTGACTGCAGCAGCCTTGATTTACCGCGATCAGCATAAGGAAACAGTTCTGGAATTCGGCATGTTCACGGGGAGCAACTGGGATGTGGCCAGTGCCAACAGCTTTAAGATCATAGACAAAGCGGTGAAACGCTTTGAGGAATCTCACCCCAATGTGAAGATCCATTATTACAGCGGAATCGCAAAAGAAGATTATTCGGAATGGTGCGCCCGTAAGCTTTTGGAAGGGGAGATGCCGGATGTGTTCATGGTTCTGGATTCGGATTTTGACAAGTTCACTTCCCTGGGAGTCATGAAGGATTTAGATGAGCTGATGACAGGGGATGACACCTTTCATAGAGAGGATTTTTTTACCACGGCATTGAATACGGGGCGCCGAAATGGACGCCAGTATGCTCTTCCCTATGAAACAGTTCCCACTCTCATGTTTGTAAATAAATCTCTGCTGGCAAAAGAGATGATCCAGATGCCGAGGGAGGACTGGACTTGGGAGGATATGTACGAGATATGCAGGAAGGTGACAAAAGATACGGATAAGGACGGACTTTTGGATCAATTCGGTACTTATAATTACAGCTGGCGGGATGCATTTTACACCAGCGGAGGAAAACTGTATGACGAAAACCAGGAACAGATTGCCTTTACTGACAGCCGGGTTCTGGATGCAATCAAATATATCAAACGGCTGAATGACCTAAACCAGGGACAGAGTGTTACTCAGGAAGCTTTTAATGAGGGAAGGGTTGCATTCATGCCACTGACCTTTGCGGAATACCGTACCTATAAGACCTATCCTTACCGGATTAAAAAGTACACCAGGTTTCAGTGGGACTGCATCACCTTCCCGGCGGGAAGGGAAGGGGAAAACATATCAAAGGTAGATGCTTTATTGATGGGGATCAACAGCAAGACAAAGCATGAAAAATTGGCATGGGAATTTTTGAAACAGCTGACCTACAGTCAGGAAATGCAGATGGATGTATTTCTCTACTCCCAGGGCGTTCCTGCCTTAAAGAGCGTAGCTTCCTCTAAAGAAGGGGCAAATATCATACAGGAGGACATGGATGAGGGAGAGCAGGTAATCAGCAGCACCCTGCTGTATAATGTTATTGAGGATGGCATCATTGAGTCTAAGCTATTGCAATACCAGCAGATCATGAATCTGGCCGACGGGGAGGTATCAAAGATTCTGCAGGAAAATAAAAATGTTGACAGCAGCATGAAAATATTTCAGAGGACGGTCAGTAAATATTTGCAGCAGCAGAAATAA
- a CDS encoding PTS transporter subunit EIIC: protein MKEKKSVINVMIDGISGIFLPIINLLSAAGILKGILTILTASNIVSGTSETYLVLNAMADSLFYFLPMVLAFTAAKKFGCDPFTAVVIGGVLLYPSLTKVFEAGTNIFFAGIPMKAVIYHSGVIPIILAVGLLVYVERVVNKILPDLIKGFFAPLICIVVVGLVTLSVFGPIGNVIGDGLAAAYEFVYQISPMIAGAILGAVIQPMVIFGFHWSFVLVAMNNISVKGSDTILALIGPAVFAQAGAALAVCLRSKDKKFRSLCLSAVVSACFGVTEPAMFGVNLPLKKPMIAVCIGGGVGGAIAGFSGAQAMTFAFPSMITLPVFLGRGFGLFVLSCFAGFLTSFLLTLFQPGTAYDGIASEATC from the coding sequence ATGAAAGAAAAAAAGTCAGTGATTAATGTTATGATCGATGGGATTTCAGGAATATTCCTGCCTATTATCAATCTGTTAAGCGCAGCAGGAATATTAAAAGGCATATTGACCATTCTCACCGCATCTAATATTGTGTCAGGAACAAGTGAGACTTATCTGGTGTTAAATGCAATGGCAGACAGCCTGTTTTATTTTCTGCCTATGGTACTGGCATTTACCGCAGCAAAAAAATTTGGCTGCGACCCATTTACTGCAGTGGTCATCGGCGGTGTGCTTTTGTATCCTTCCTTAACTAAAGTATTTGAGGCTGGTACTAACATATTTTTTGCCGGAATTCCCATGAAGGCCGTTATATATCATTCCGGTGTAATCCCCATCATCCTGGCGGTGGGACTTCTAGTATATGTAGAACGGGTGGTGAATAAAATACTGCCGGATCTGATAAAAGGTTTTTTTGCTCCCTTGATCTGCATTGTGGTCGTTGGACTGGTCACATTGTCTGTATTTGGGCCGATCGGGAATGTAATAGGAGACGGTCTGGCTGCGGCTTATGAATTTGTATATCAGATCAGCCCAATGATTGCCGGTGCAATATTAGGAGCGGTGATCCAGCCGATGGTCATATTTGGTTTTCACTGGAGTTTTGTACTGGTTGCGATGAATAATATTTCTGTAAAAGGCTCTGATACCATACTGGCTTTGATCGGGCCGGCAGTATTTGCCCAGGCAGGTGCGGCACTTGCGGTGTGTTTGAGAAGTAAGGATAAAAAGTTCCGGTCCCTCTGTCTGTCCGCTGTAGTGTCCGCATGTTTCGGAGTTACAGAACCGGCCATGTTCGGCGTAAACCTGCCGTTAAAAAAGCCCATGATTGCAGTATGCATCGGCGGTGGGGTGGGAGGAGCCATTGCGGGATTTTCAGGAGCTCAGGCAATGACCTTTGCTTTTCCAAGTATGATTACATTACCTGTTTTTCTGGGAAGGGGATTTGGTCTGTTTGTTTTGAGCTGCTTTGCCGGGTTTTTAACGTCATTTTTGCTGACGCTATTTCAGCCGGGGACAGCTTATGACGGAATCGCTTCAGAAGCCACATGTTAA
- a CDS encoding AraC family transcriptional regulator: MELNTIVEHFAPTLFQVQGVYRYKIPAGSKGIQRTASYPGFIFPLSGCAEYQFNDTPYFIKPGVVIHGSANTAMRKRVIGNKDWEFVSVLYETYNESPHMKLRNTHFSLTIGQSPQLYDMLHHLYATSKRPGGLAVFQTETLFRRVLEETFLCARNQTRYGAQELFESVSEYIHTHYMDGLSVNSLARQNEVNENRLFYVFQKYAGMGPADYLRTYRLNRARELLVTTTVPIGILLFYD; the protein is encoded by the coding sequence ATGGAACTAAATACAATTGTGGAGCATTTTGCACCCACACTTTTTCAAGTACAAGGGGTATACCGTTATAAAATACCAGCAGGTAGTAAGGGTATACAAAGAACCGCTTCTTATCCGGGGTTTATATTTCCGCTTTCCGGCTGCGCTGAATACCAGTTTAACGATACGCCATATTTTATCAAACCAGGAGTTGTTATCCATGGTTCGGCCAACACCGCCATGCGCAAGCGTGTCATTGGAAACAAAGACTGGGAATTCGTTTCTGTTCTTTACGAAACTTACAACGAATCACCTCACATGAAACTGAGGAATACCCATTTCAGCTTAACCATTGGACAAAGCCCCCAGCTGTACGATATGCTTCATCATTTGTACGCAACTTCTAAACGGCCCGGCGGTCTTGCGGTCTTTCAAACGGAAACCTTATTCCGCCGGGTACTGGAAGAGACGTTCTTGTGTGCCAGGAACCAAACAAGATACGGTGCACAGGAACTTTTCGAATCGGTATCGGAGTACATCCATACCCACTACATGGATGGTTTATCCGTAAATTCATTGGCCAGGCAAAACGAAGTCAATGAGAACCGTTTATTTTATGTTTTTCAAAAGTATGCAGGCATGGGGCCGGCAGATTACTTACGGACGTACCGTCTAAACCGTGCCCGGGAGCTGCTTGTCACAACCACCGTTCCCATAGGAATTCTATTGTTTTATGATTGA
- a CDS encoding hemoblobin-interacting domain-containing protein: MIKKKLIRKTVVPVLTAACVLSQFGISWAGITGSSQANRDGGIYTQGDWKYENNGWKHYEVSGTLSAGWIKKSSGWYYLNPENGAMMTGWVQDEKGIRYYLNTSKDGTEGQMCSGWYQDEGGTWFFFNTANDGTLGAMKTGWQWIDGYCYYFNTADGTDMGRMYTGQTTPDGFFVNADGRWAEFDGTVHYEAGRGLASAPAAENTKKTASSGGGSSSSGRSGSSGGGNSSGGGNSSGNENNGGSAGGNEGNPDEENSSQEGKDVFVHAEKTKLVDLGWIQYAVIAFQEGSIDDYTIDVDGTDITDVCTNVDDDGTVVKWQTTLWKPNTITVTRTSDGKEQGVKVGKGSAAELPERGSLDSAPSAILTNGSISVFDYWLDNYDKDGNVRVRPEKTTFHISGKSQETSPEIPADYYLPDTMIDKDGKGRIQLKLSLKTLAQENWFDQLKTIKVLDAENSILNKSLVFTTVIETEYGKTGVITVQLPQTNLFARGRYQLNLSSGYSRATMIVPLHLVDNRLFVMNLNTLNPSPKKGEDFAFDIVGPDGESFGTEILSPIYRVDLTKPSGKVKSLTNINQWYEIGPMLHICGTDTDDNVITDESGIYTVTAYADGYQTMSKKVEVGSNSQSREDDLKIFAIAEPHGIDAMSSATVAIPDGGSSGSGSSGGSKMNGFLIFDHDLLANALILHEINDVNEDSEAVVQWWYDQKAQAVMDENAEVFYDFTHYLNAVKDGKLGNGEYLSFEKYKEIQTGGETGNRPYQIKRVLEDGKLGTVESLLSVVGKTAPALKGAEGMLGEDLVLTSDKDEEYISKITALYLDNSAIALRSDDYITAYRISEAKENVTLLAKTEGTGGGTLQLTEGEHKLRIAADGYKEQTVVLHVVKELETFKLSLAENSDKTDAEEAAYHVGQMVYINAAADEADESQKKLRGDFMKNLTGVTLTDPDDNTRKVLSKEQGGIFSQDNYEKGDYSFTLQKDLFQKAGRYTVLVTADGYTAKTLAFEILEAAEQPVENEKSAPGVETTKYVKGTNWDPAYYRVTFDTTDEKATKEYLNADKTVIVNGIPYKKAILLSASRQNEFKVSKDDSYGVVKYLDFTADGFTEEENEVVIEVNGYETLTFMVELFDPEEGIEGKSASAPLKTEEEAAENKEEKTESTEEVPESPGAGKAEEAKEEPEIAEEDKTEEAKEDPEETEDDKTEVVKEEPGKAGEDKTEDTKEEPVETAEGETEDTKEVTVEEKEEDTKKAADSKKEEIQNDTAGTDGITSGSKGKVPEE, translated from the coding sequence ATGATTAAGAAAAAGTTGATTCGAAAAACAGTGGTACCAGTATTGACAGCCGCTTGTGTACTCTCCCAGTTCGGCATATCCTGGGCGGGCATAACAGGCAGTTCCCAGGCAAACAGAGATGGGGGCATATACACGCAAGGCGACTGGAAATATGAAAACAATGGCTGGAAACATTATGAGGTCTCAGGTACTTTAAGCGCCGGATGGATTAAAAAGTCGTCGGGCTGGTATTATCTAAACCCGGAAAACGGTGCCATGATGACAGGATGGGTTCAGGATGAAAAAGGAATTAGATACTATCTGAATACTTCCAAAGATGGTACAGAGGGTCAGATGTGTTCCGGCTGGTACCAGGATGAAGGCGGAACTTGGTTCTTTTTTAATACAGCCAATGATGGAACCCTTGGGGCCATGAAGACAGGGTGGCAGTGGATTGACGGTTATTGCTATTATTTTAATACTGCTGACGGAACAGACATGGGAAGGATGTATACAGGCCAGACAACCCCGGATGGATTTTTTGTGAATGCCGACGGCCGCTGGGCTGAATTTGACGGAACAGTTCATTACGAGGCCGGCAGAGGCTTGGCCTCAGCGCCTGCAGCAGAAAACACAAAGAAAACAGCATCTTCCGGGGGCGGAAGCAGTTCTTCTGGAAGAAGCGGTTCCTCAGGCGGAGGCAATTCCTCGGGTGGAGGTAATTCCTCAGGTAATGAAAATAACGGAGGCAGTGCCGGCGGGAATGAGGGCAACCCTGACGAAGAAAACAGCAGCCAGGAAGGTAAGGATGTTTTTGTTCATGCAGAAAAGACAAAGCTGGTAGACTTAGGCTGGATCCAGTATGCCGTTATTGCGTTCCAGGAAGGAAGTATAGACGATTATACCATTGATGTGGATGGGACAGATATTACGGATGTATGCACAAACGTAGATGATGACGGAACTGTGGTTAAGTGGCAGACGACCTTATGGAAGCCTAATACCATCACTGTTACCAGGACTTCTGACGGCAAAGAGCAGGGCGTAAAGGTTGGAAAGGGCTCTGCAGCAGAATTACCGGAGAGAGGCAGCCTTGATTCAGCCCCAAGTGCGATCCTGACCAACGGATCTATATCTGTCTTTGACTATTGGCTAGATAATTACGATAAAGACGGCAATGTACGTGTAAGACCTGAGAAGACTACCTTTCATATAAGCGGAAAGAGTCAGGAGACTTCTCCTGAGATACCTGCCGATTATTACCTGCCGGATACCATGATTGATAAAGACGGAAAGGGCAGGATCCAGCTTAAGCTGTCCTTAAAGACTCTGGCACAGGAAAATTGGTTTGACCAGCTGAAAACCATTAAGGTTCTGGATGCTGAAAACTCTATTTTAAACAAGAGCCTTGTTTTTACAACTGTTATCGAAACGGAATATGGAAAAACAGGAGTAATTACGGTCCAGCTGCCTCAGACCAACCTTTTTGCCCGGGGACGTTATCAGCTGAATCTGTCTTCCGGATACAGCAGGGCAACCATGATCGTGCCCCTTCATCTGGTGGATAACAGGCTTTTTGTGATGAACTTAAATACGTTAAACCCGAGTCCAAAGAAGGGAGAAGACTTTGCCTTTGATATTGTGGGTCCCGATGGAGAAAGCTTTGGAACAGAGATCCTGTCCCCGATTTACAGGGTGGATCTGACGAAGCCGTCAGGAAAAGTAAAGTCTCTTACAAATATAAATCAATGGTATGAGATTGGCCCTATGCTTCATATCTGCGGTACGGATACAGATGACAATGTGATTACCGATGAAAGCGGCATATATACGGTTACGGCATATGCTGATGGTTACCAGACAATGTCTAAGAAAGTGGAAGTGGGCAGCAATTCACAGAGCCGGGAAGATGACCTTAAAATCTTTGCAATAGCAGAACCTCACGGCATTGACGCCATGTCCAGCGCAACTGTTGCTATACCGGATGGCGGCAGTTCCGGCTCCGGTTCTTCCGGAGGTTCAAAAATGAACGGATTCCTGATCTTTGACCATGATCTGCTGGCGAACGCATTGATATTACATGAGATCAACGATGTAAATGAGGACAGCGAGGCAGTTGTGCAGTGGTGGTATGACCAGAAAGCACAAGCTGTTATGGATGAAAACGCTGAAGTTTTTTATGATTTTACCCATTATTTAAATGCAGTTAAAGACGGAAAGCTGGGGAATGGAGAATATCTTTCCTTTGAAAAATATAAGGAGATCCAGACCGGAGGAGAGACTGGAAACCGCCCATACCAGATCAAGCGGGTCTTGGAAGATGGAAAATTAGGAACCGTTGAAAGCCTTCTATCCGTAGTAGGAAAGACGGCGCCTGCCCTTAAGGGTGCAGAAGGAATGCTGGGCGAGGATCTGGTGCTGACCTCTGATAAGGATGAAGAATATATTTCAAAGATAACGGCACTTTATCTGGACAATTCTGCAATCGCTCTAAGAAGTGACGATTATATTACGGCTTATAGGATCAGCGAGGCAAAAGAAAACGTTACCCTTCTGGCAAAAACGGAAGGAACTGGAGGTGGTACGCTGCAGCTAACGGAAGGAGAGCACAAGCTGCGAATTGCGGCAGATGGGTACAAGGAGCAGACGGTTGTTTTACATGTGGTAAAAGAATTGGAAACGTTTAAACTATCTCTTGCTGAGAATTCAGACAAGACAGATGCTGAGGAAGCAGCTTACCACGTAGGACAGATGGTTTACATCAATGCGGCAGCCGATGAAGCCGATGAAAGCCAGAAGAAGCTTCGCGGTGACTTTATGAAAAATTTAACAGGGGTGACCCTGACCGACCCGGATGATAATACAAGGAAAGTGCTTTCCAAAGAACAGGGCGGAATATTCAGCCAGGATAATTATGAAAAAGGAGATTATTCTTTTACGCTGCAGAAAGATCTGTTTCAGAAGGCCGGGCGTTATACGGTTTTGGTGACTGCTGATGGATACACTGCCAAGACCTTGGCATTTGAAATTCTGGAAGCTGCGGAGCAACCGGTAGAGAATGAAAAATCAGCTCCTGGTGTGGAAACGACAAAATATGTGAAAGGAACAAACTGGGATCCGGCATATTATCGTGTAACTTTTGATACAACAGATGAGAAGGCAACAAAAGAGTATTTAAATGCAGATAAAACAGTTATTGTTAACGGAATTCCTTATAAAAAGGCCATATTGTTGTCTGCTTCCAGGCAAAATGAGTTTAAGGTATCTAAGGATGATTCCTATGGAGTTGTAAAATATCTTGACTTTACGGCAGATGGCTTTACAGAAGAAGAAAACGAAGTGGTTATTGAGGTGAATGGATATGAAACATTGACGTTCATGGTCGAGTTGTTTGATCCGGAAGAAGGTATAGAAGGAAAGAGTGCTTCTGCGCCCCTTAAGACAGAGGAAGAGGCTGCAGAAAACAAGGAAGAAAAGACAGAAAGTACTGAGGAAGTACCGGAATCCCCTGGGGCTGGCAAGGCTGAAGAAGCTAAGGAAGAGCCGGAAATTGCCGAGGAAGACAAAACAGAAGAGGCTAAGGAAGACCCGGAAGAGACCGAGGATGACAAAACAGAAGTAGTTAAGGAAGAACCAGGTAAAGCCGGGGAAGACAAAACAGAAGATACTAAGGAAGAACCGGTGGAAACAGCGGAGGGCGAGACAGAAGACACCAAGGAAGTAACGGTTGAAGAAAAGGAGGAAGACACAAAAAAAGCAGCAGACAGCAAGAAAGAAGAAATTCAGAACGATACTGCAGGAACCGATGGGATAACTTCCGGCAGCAAGGGAAAAGTGCCGGAGGAATAG